The Episyrphus balteatus chromosome 4, idEpiBalt1.1, whole genome shotgun sequence genome includes a window with the following:
- the LOC129919839 gene encoding dynein axonemal assembly factor 6 translates to MSLFENADSILLLKKLLQNPENEDSSSDSEDENQSKRKNLGPSNFGPRPQSNALTKPDSSLKPEPKKDQSIEEWLEAQEKEDNDILETRKRPEYKITYKQSVGTEDVFLQMGNKTSASSSCEDMIIEIEMPEETVAVHQMDISVTENEIDLATPMYRLKLPLTHPINPDKSSAKYFTERKTLCLTCRMNREYDYVNF, encoded by the exons ATGTctctttttgaaaatgcagaTAGCATTTTGTTGCTGAAAAAACTTCTTCAGAATCCTGAAAATGAAGACTCAAGTTCTGACTCAGAAGATGAGAATCAATCTAAAAGGAAGAATTTAG GACCTTCTAATTTCGGTCCAAGACCGCAATCAAACGCTCTAACAAAACCCGATTCTTCGTTGAAACCTGAACCAAAAAAAGACCAATCCATTGAAGAGTGGTTAGAAGCACAAGAAAAAGAAGACAATGATATTTTGGAAACTCGTAAAAGACCAGAATATAAAATCACTTATAAACAGTCAGTTGGAACAGAAGATGTATTTCTTCAG atggGAAATAAAACAAGTGCATCTAGTAGCTGTGAAGATATGattattgaaattgaaatgcCCGAAGAAACTGTTGCAGTTCATCAGATGGATATTTCTGTAAcagaaaatgaaattgatttaGCCACTCCGATGTACAGGCTCAAATTGCCATTGACACATCCGATAAATCCTGATAAAAGTTCAGCAAAGTACTTTACGGAACGTAAGACACTGTGCTTGACATGTCGCATGAATCGCGAATATGATTatgttaatttttag